The Deltaproteobacteria bacterium genome window below encodes:
- a CDS encoding DUF5320 domain-containing protein, with protein sequence MPGYDRTGPMGQGPMTGGGFGFCSGARPAGSWAAGRGAGRGARPWGGGRGRVFGGAWQPQGFYDPAYRAGYPDTGPGAPAGSESEFLKAQAEDLRTQLKDLEARLAEIEKE encoded by the coding sequence ATGCCAGGATATGATCGAACCGGTCCGATGGGACAGGGCCCCATGACTGGGGGAGGCTTTGGGTTTTGCAGCGGAGCAAGGCCGGCTGGCAGCTGGGCCGCCGGTCGCGGCGCTGGCCGGGGCGCTCGCCCATGGGGCGGCGGCAGAGGCCGCGTCTTTGGCGGGGCCTGGCAGCCTCAGGGCTTTTACGATCCGGCTTATCGCGCCGGATACCCTGACACCGGCCCCGGAGCGCCGGCGGGTTCTGAAAGTGAATTCCTTAAGGCTCAGGCTGAAGACCTTAGAACACAGCTTAAGGATCTAGAGGCCCGTCTGGCTGAGATTGAGAAAGAATAA
- a CDS encoding nitroreductase family protein: MSWVSIEEDKCTDCGLCVAACMRCFTDNDGEIIVDANETNCNFCGHCVALCPTMAITHHKMNMDGFIEFDEDVQFDTSRFIQFIKKRRSHRSFKDKEISEKDLKTLVDVCRFAPTGSNVQTVEIVVVREPERIQKLSDLTVDFFKEMIDEVEQRAANLKAEGKNLPEDLEFALQTLEGRNRLILAREAGIDPIFHKAPAVMIFHSPQLTSTPKDNCVIAAQTVVLLAMTMGLETCYIGLFEAAANAFPPLMKELNFPAGHKVFSVLVLGYPRLKFLRSVDRKPIKVRWE; the protein is encoded by the coding sequence ATGAGCTGGGTTTCGATAGAAGAGGATAAGTGTACCGACTGCGGTCTATGCGTGGCCGCCTGCATGCGCTGTTTCACCGACAATGACGGCGAAATCATTGTGGACGCTAATGAAACCAATTGCAATTTCTGCGGCCACTGCGTGGCGCTTTGCCCCACCATGGCCATCACGCACCACAAAATGAATATGGACGGCTTCATCGAGTTTGATGAGGATGTCCAGTTTGATACCAGCCGGTTCATCCAGTTTATTAAAAAGCGAAGAAGCCATAGGAGCTTCAAGGATAAAGAGATTTCTGAAAAAGATTTAAAGACCCTGGTTGATGTCTGTCGTTTTGCCCCAACCGGAAGCAACGTTCAGACCGTGGAAATCGTGGTTGTCCGGGAGCCGGAGAGAATCCAAAAATTATCGGATCTGACGGTTGATTTTTTCAAGGAAATGATTGACGAGGTGGAACAAAGAGCGGCAAACCTGAAGGCCGAAGGAAAGAATTTGCCTGAAGATCTTGAATTTGCCTTGCAAACCCTTGAAGGCAGGAATCGGTTAATCCTGGCCAGGGAAGCAGGGATAGATCCCATCTTTCATAAGGCCCCGGCTGTCATGATCTTCCACTCGCCTCAGCTTACGAGCACCCCGAAAGACAACTGCGTTATTGCAGCGCAGACGGTGGTCCTTTTGGCCATGACCATGGGTTTGGAGACCTGCTATATCGGCCTTTTCGAGGCCGCGGCCAACGCCTTTCCGCCGCTCATGAAAGAGCTGAACTTCCCGGCCGGCCACAAGGTCTTCAGCGTGCTGGTCCTGGGCTATCCAAGGCTTAAATTTCTCCGCAGCGTGGATCGAAAACCCATTAAGGTGAGGTGGGAGTAA
- a CDS encoding ABC transporter substrate-binding protein — protein MRRLREKRRFSKPQLTTFFLILIFCLSITATGFAGEMITGKDLFKHTTKGAVYGGVYRSSSNAPRSLDAHQETYGLTTQVTNNTNNTLVRLTQDMTGVEPDLAKSWRRLDPLTYEFKIHKGVRFQDIPPMNGRELTSTDIKYSIQRVAGKYGKRANFKHRYYFEGKLASIETPDRYTVIFKTKEPYAPFIRYIAAPWSTIVPREAVEKYGDLKRKALGTGPFILKEFVRGSHIIMVKNPNYFKKGLPYLDKIHYKIMRDPAAILAAFLAGKHNATGFYFFQLPTVKKEAPECNIFRAKGTHMWVIRTPPWIKGKKPQQPPFDKRKVRQAIGHAIDKKRLLKLAWGGFGTVQIGCVPNFPPFSLPPEDQIEYNPEKAKKLLAEAGYPNGFNTEFITWNLSYVTKPAQVIKEMLAEVGINVNLKTMEMAQYFNKTYRFDYFMSLHIMTAAVDPEEMFAPYYGQVDKSTFYKWSNEKIWKAIAEQSRELDEKKRIAMIHKIQRMVNEDAPNLFCYTQYRFWTNRPYVHYKFYHNEYQVRLMEECWLAKH, from the coding sequence ATGAGACGATTACGTGAAAAAAGGCGATTTTCTAAACCGCAACTGACTACCTTTTTTTTGATACTCATTTTCTGTCTGAGTATCACGGCCACAGGATTTGCGGGGGAGATGATCACAGGCAAGGACCTTTTCAAACACACAACCAAGGGCGCTGTTTATGGAGGCGTTTATCGGTCCAGCTCGAACGCCCCGAGGTCCTTAGACGCTCACCAGGAGACCTACGGACTGACAACCCAGGTTACTAACAACACCAACAACACCCTAGTGCGCCTGACCCAGGATATGACCGGGGTCGAGCCGGACCTGGCCAAGAGCTGGCGGCGATTGGATCCTCTGACTTATGAATTTAAGATTCACAAGGGCGTGCGCTTTCAGGACATCCCGCCCATGAACGGCCGCGAACTGACCTCGACGGACATCAAGTACAGCATCCAGCGCGTGGCCGGGAAGTATGGCAAAAGGGCAAACTTCAAACACCGCTACTATTTTGAAGGTAAGCTGGCTTCCATTGAAACACCCGACAGATACACCGTTATCTTTAAAACCAAGGAACCTTATGCGCCTTTTATCAGGTATATCGCCGCGCCCTGGTCTACTATCGTGCCCCGGGAGGCGGTGGAGAAGTATGGCGACCTGAAGAGGAAGGCTCTGGGGACCGGCCCGTTCATTCTCAAGGAGTTTGTCCGGGGTTCCCACATCATCATGGTAAAAAACCCGAATTACTTCAAAAAAGGCCTGCCTTATCTGGATAAGATTCACTACAAGATCATGCGCGATCCGGCTGCGATTCTCGCTGCCTTTCTGGCGGGGAAACATAATGCCACCGGCTTCTATTTCTTCCAGCTTCCAACCGTGAAGAAAGAAGCGCCTGAGTGTAATATTTTCAGGGCGAAAGGGACCCATATGTGGGTCATCAGGACCCCTCCCTGGATCAAGGGTAAAAAACCGCAGCAGCCGCCGTTTGATAAAAGGAAGGTCAGGCAGGCCATTGGCCACGCCATTGATAAGAAGAGGCTCCTCAAGCTGGCCTGGGGTGGTTTTGGCACGGTGCAGATCGGATGTGTGCCCAACTTTCCACCTTTCTCCTTGCCTCCGGAGGACCAAATTGAGTACAATCCCGAGAAGGCCAAGAAGCTCCTGGCCGAGGCCGGGTATCCCAACGGGTTCAACACCGAGTTTATCACCTGGAACCTGTCTTACGTGACCAAGCCGGCCCAGGTGATCAAGGAGATGCTGGCCGAGGTGGGTATCAATGTCAATCTGAAGACCATGGAGATGGCCCAGTACTTCAACAAGACCTACCGCTTTGATTATTTCATGTCTCTCCATATCATGACCGCGGCGGTGGACCCGGAAGAGATGTTCGCTCCTTATTACGGGCAGGTGGATAAATCCACCTTTTACAAGTGGAGCAATGAAAAAATTTGGAAGGCAATTGCGGAACAGTCACGTGAACTGGATGAGAAAAAGCGCATCGCCATGATCCACAAGATCCAGCGCATGGTTAATGAGGATGCCCCGAACCTGTTCTGTTACACGCAGTATCGTTTCTGGACCAATAGGCCTTATGTCCACTACAAGTTCTACCACAACGAATATCAAGTCAGACTGATGGAGGAGTGCTGGCTCGCGAAACACTAG
- a CDS encoding ABC transporter permease: MSRYIIRRVLLLIPTIALVSFLVFCIVRLIPGDVVELMVAEQGFADDADELREILGLDKPLLTQYFRYMKGVFQADLGISLWSGEPVLDEIARRLPISFELACMALVWTFLMGVPIGVISALKQDSLLDYILRSWAIGGLSIPGFWIATLILVFGAIWFKWVPPMDYIPFRENPIQNLSQLLAPSLVLSLAMSASIMRMTRTMMLEVTGEDYIRTAKAKGLTGYTVVVRHALKNAMIPVLSIMGLQLAFLIGGTVIMESIFVLPGMGKYLIDAITWRDYPAIQGINLFLCSSIITINLMVDIIYGFLDPRIRYQ; the protein is encoded by the coding sequence ATGAGTAGATACATCATCAGAAGGGTTCTGCTGCTTATTCCGACCATTGCCTTGGTTTCTTTCCTGGTTTTCTGCATCGTGCGCCTGATTCCCGGGGATGTAGTCGAGCTGATGGTGGCTGAACAGGGTTTTGCCGATGACGCGGATGAACTAAGAGAAATCTTGGGTCTGGATAAGCCTCTTCTGACGCAGTACTTCAGGTATATGAAAGGGGTCTTTCAGGCGGACCTGGGGATTTCTCTATGGAGTGGAGAGCCGGTTCTGGATGAAATCGCCCGGCGGTTGCCCATCAGCTTTGAACTGGCCTGCATGGCCCTTGTCTGGACTTTTTTAATGGGCGTACCCATTGGTGTTATTTCCGCTTTAAAACAAGATAGTCTCTTAGACTACATTTTGAGAAGTTGGGCCATCGGCGGCCTCTCCATCCCTGGTTTCTGGATTGCAACCCTGATTCTGGTCTTCGGGGCCATCTGGTTCAAGTGGGTTCCACCCATGGATTATATTCCTTTCAGGGAAAATCCCATTCAGAATCTTTCTCAACTTCTGGCCCCCTCCCTTGTCCTTTCCCTGGCCATGTCAGCCAGCATTATGAGGATGACCAGGACCATGATGCTGGAAGTAACGGGGGAGGATTACATCCGCACGGCCAAGGCCAAAGGGCTTACAGGCTATACGGTCGTCGTCCGTCATGCCCTCAAGAACGCTATGATACCCGTCCTGAGCATCATGGGACTCCAGCTGGCTTTTCTGATTGGAGGCACGGTCATCATGGAGAGTATTTTCGTTCTGCCAGGCATGGGCAAGTATCTGATTGACGCCATCACCTGGCGTGATTATCCGGCCATCCAGGGGATTAATCTCTTCCTCTGTTCGTCAATTATCACAATAAATTTAATGGTAGACATAATTTACGGATTCCTGGACCCCAGAATCCGGTATCAATAG
- a CDS encoding ABC transporter permease — protein MSEVTDFTSDYLVDEFDLPKRHHWTLELLIQLVKNKPLGAFGGFLVLGLVLVAIFAPIIAPYGPNDIHAERIVEQPSRTFYFGTDALARDVFSRIAFGARVSLTVGLGAVSLSITLATIIGILSAYIGGVVDTAIQRCVDAMMSFPWLVIMLTVMAILGPGTGNVVLALGIAGFSGSSRVIRGAVMAIRESEYLLSARATGCKQWVIIIFHVLPNVAAPIIVLATLGLGNAILAESALSFLGFGVPPPAPSWGRMLSGDGLNYMLQAPGLAIFPGLAISIAVFGFNMLGDALRDLLDPRLQGTGGGRT, from the coding sequence ATGAGCGAGGTCACTGATTTTACCTCAGATTATCTTGTAGACGAATTTGATCTTCCCAAAAGGCATCACTGGACTCTGGAACTATTAATCCAGCTTGTGAAAAACAAGCCGCTCGGCGCCTTTGGAGGCTTCCTGGTCCTTGGCCTGGTCCTGGTTGCTATCTTTGCCCCGATCATCGCACCCTATGGGCCCAATGATATTCATGCGGAGCGGATTGTGGAGCAGCCCAGCCGAACTTTTTACTTCGGTACCGACGCTTTAGCCAGAGACGTCTTCAGCCGTATTGCGTTCGGCGCCAGAGTTTCCCTGACCGTCGGGCTCGGCGCCGTCTCCCTCAGTATTACCCTGGCCACGATCATCGGTATTCTCTCCGCCTATATTGGCGGGGTGGTGGACACCGCCATCCAGCGCTGTGTGGACGCCATGATGTCCTTCCCCTGGCTGGTCATCATGCTCACGGTCATGGCCATCCTGGGGCCGGGGACCGGAAATGTCGTCCTGGCCCTGGGCATTGCCGGATTCAGCGGAAGCTCCCGCGTCATTCGCGGCGCGGTCATGGCAATCAGAGAAAGCGAATATCTCCTTTCAGCCAGGGCCACCGGATGCAAACAGTGGGTCATCATCATCTTTCACGTGCTGCCCAATGTCGCTGCCCCGATCATCGTGCTGGCCACCCTTGGACTGGGCAACGCCATCCTGGCCGAGTCCGCTCTCAGTTTTTTGGGCTTCGGCGTTCCGCCTCCAGCACCCTCGTGGGGAAGAATGCTCAGCGGTGACGGCCTCAACTACATGCTTCAGGCGCCGGGCCTGGCTATCTTCCCCGGCCTGGCCATCAGCATCGCCGTCTTTGGATTCAACATGCTGGGCGACGCCCTGCGCGATCTGCTTGATCCAAGGCTGCAAGGCACCGGAGGAGGTAGGACCTAA
- a CDS encoding CPBP family intramembrane metalloprotease: METKKIELRIFLLSILVLVLVERAAGTLILGHLSFKIPAVGTLRLIEIVLMLLIVVIWGRGLSSIGLARNQIVPGLKKGLIWSAGFGLIAVFCFTVIYAAGSNPLRLLQTPLPSKSWQAGLFFLVGGTVAPLAEELFFRGIVYGFLRRWGVIVALAASTLLFVLAHAGGPGLPLMQIAGGIMFALAYELEGHLLVPVVIHALGNMAIFSLTLLS; the protein is encoded by the coding sequence ATGGAAACAAAGAAGATCGAGTTAAGAATCTTTCTCTTGAGTATCCTGGTCCTCGTTCTGGTTGAACGGGCCGCCGGGACGCTCATCCTGGGCCACCTCTCTTTTAAAATCCCCGCGGTCGGGACGCTGCGTCTGATCGAGATCGTTCTCATGCTTCTGATTGTTGTAATCTGGGGGCGCGGACTGTCATCCATTGGGCTGGCAAGGAACCAGATCGTACCCGGCCTTAAAAAAGGGCTGATCTGGTCGGCCGGTTTTGGACTGATCGCCGTTTTCTGTTTCACCGTCATTTATGCGGCTGGCAGCAACCCCCTGAGACTCCTCCAAACCCCTCTCCCGTCAAAATCCTGGCAGGCGGGTCTGTTTTTCCTGGTGGGCGGGACGGTAGCTCCCCTGGCGGAAGAGCTCTTTTTCCGCGGAATCGTATACGGCTTTCTGAGACGATGGGGCGTGATCGTGGCTCTAGCGGCCAGCACACTGCTTTTCGTTCTTGCCCATGCTGGCGGGCCGGGTCTGCCTCTGATGCAAATAGCTGGAGGTATCATGTTTGCCTTAGCTTATGAACTGGAAGGCCATCTGCTGGTTCCGGTTGTTATTCATGCCTTGGGCAACATGGCCATTTTCAGCCTGACGCTTCTTTCTTAA
- a CDS encoding HEAT repeat domain-containing protein, translated as MGRDKAFSGLGGLLLGLILAQVLATIHVYLSNAHLHEMVTVISEAGYLAVPNQHAALHLKDPGPAIWGGFFFTVSLGAGLSVLSFTLARLWDQILGRNKIWLILFLLCWLGFLVTLNWRGISPMVSLYFLLIPTAVFWLSVRRSARQLDQNYRRNRIVFLLPVAALVVLWSFQLDDYLFINIRDSLLLSNPVGKRINDVYYRYTLYPAEVFKSLDQKLLKTVNLTAIQENPLRRRMENVLLRYDYLPLGKEATVDLTVKKNDGSLAFMTRNRTILQITSREFFARPAEVLRQISAKSDCYLLFRQATFWSLLIGFPILLYLFIFSILRGLTGLFIGSDPSVFLAAVLCFFIGLALLFPVMKNKGMAREVKDVSEALEAKHWEKRVAALKIIKENRLEINDFPAYRQMLSSPKTVERYWLGQALGVSRRAETYQDLLSLWDDPSLNVVCMVYEALGWRGERRVTRQIIERINKSDDWYVQGYAYRALRKLGWKQRRSS; from the coding sequence GTGGGCAGGGACAAGGCCTTCAGCGGCCTCGGCGGCCTCCTTCTGGGTTTAATCCTGGCCCAGGTCCTGGCCACTATTCACGTCTACCTTTCAAACGCGCACCTTCACGAGATGGTCACGGTCATTTCCGAAGCAGGTTACCTGGCTGTCCCCAACCAGCACGCAGCTCTGCATCTCAAAGATCCTGGCCCGGCCATATGGGGCGGTTTCTTTTTTACCGTGAGCCTGGGCGCCGGGCTGTCGGTTTTATCTTTTACCCTGGCGCGCCTCTGGGATCAAATACTCGGCCGGAACAAAATCTGGCTGATCTTGTTTTTACTTTGCTGGCTGGGATTTCTGGTGACGTTGAACTGGCGCGGGATAAGTCCGATGGTCTCTTTATATTTCCTGCTCATCCCTACCGCGGTCTTCTGGCTCAGTGTTAGACGCTCGGCCAGGCAGCTTGACCAGAACTACCGCCGGAACAGGATCGTCTTTCTGTTGCCCGTGGCCGCTCTGGTGGTCCTGTGGTCGTTCCAGCTGGACGACTATCTATTTATAAACATCCGCGACAGCCTTCTCCTGTCAAATCCGGTCGGGAAAAGGATCAACGATGTTTACTATCGCTATACTCTCTACCCGGCCGAGGTCTTCAAGTCTCTGGATCAGAAGCTTCTCAAGACCGTAAACCTGACAGCAATTCAGGAGAATCCTCTGCGCCGGCGTATGGAAAATGTATTACTCAGGTATGATTACCTGCCTCTGGGCAAAGAGGCGACGGTTGACCTCACGGTTAAAAAAAATGACGGCTCCCTGGCCTTTATGACCAGGAACAGAACCATCCTCCAAATCACCTCCAGGGAGTTTTTCGCCCGTCCGGCGGAAGTTTTGAGGCAGATTTCCGCAAAAAGCGATTGTTATCTTCTTTTCCGGCAGGCCACCTTCTGGTCCCTGCTCATTGGATTTCCGATCCTTTTGTATCTATTTATTTTTTCCATTTTGCGGGGTTTAACCGGCCTTTTTATTGGTTCTGATCCTTCCGTCTTCCTGGCTGCGGTCCTTTGTTTTTTCATCGGCCTGGCTTTATTGTTTCCAGTTATGAAAAACAAAGGCATGGCCCGGGAGGTCAAAGACGTATCCGAAGCCCTTGAGGCCAAACACTGGGAGAAACGGGTGGCGGCCTTGAAAATAATCAAAGAAAACAGACTGGAGATAAACGATTTTCCGGCCTACCGACAAATGCTCTCAAGCCCAAAAACCGTCGAGCGCTACTGGCTGGGCCAAGCCCTGGGCGTGAGTCGGCGGGCCGAGACATATCAGGACCTGCTTTCTCTATGGGACGATCCCAGCTTAAATGTGGTGTGCATGGTCTATGAGGCCCTGGGCTGGCGAGGGGAAAGAAGGGTCACGAGGCAAATTATCGAGCGCATCAATAAATCTGACGACTGGTACGTTCAGGGGTACGCCTACCGCGCCTTGCGGAAGCTGGGATGGAAACAAAGAAGATCGAGTTAA
- a CDS encoding archaemetzincin family Zn-dependent metalloprotease has translation MPEESFIGLRAYGQIDLDILEALVIELNQIFPFPITILEGCGSPEFAYNPARQQYLSKAILEDLVRKAPPGCKRIVGLTEVDLFIPILTYVYGEAMLPGQAAVVSLYRLSGKDTGTPVPFDVMVQRVFKEVVHELGHTFNLVHCDDNNCVMSFAHDLEHIDQKSDRFCRYCSVLFSDALRQSL, from the coding sequence ATGCCTGAGGAGAGCTTTATTGGGCTGAGGGCTTATGGCCAAATTGATCTGGATATCCTGGAGGCCCTGGTCATAGAATTAAATCAGATATTTCCTTTCCCGATCACCATTCTTGAGGGCTGCGGTTCTCCCGAGTTCGCCTATAACCCTGCCCGGCAGCAGTATCTCTCCAAAGCCATCCTCGAGGACCTGGTCAGGAAAGCTCCCCCAGGCTGCAAACGCATCGTGGGTCTGACGGAGGTGGACCTCTTTATTCCGATTTTAACCTATGTCTATGGTGAAGCCATGCTGCCCGGCCAGGCCGCCGTTGTTTCACTTTACCGTCTCTCGGGAAAAGACACAGGAACACCGGTGCCTTTTGATGTGATGGTGCAGAGGGTCTTCAAGGAGGTGGTTCATGAACTGGGGCATACCTTCAACCTGGTTCACTGCGACGATAATAACTGTGTCATGAGCTTTGCGCATGACCTGGAACACATTGACCAGAAGTCGGACCGGTTTTGCCGTTACTGCTCGGTGCTCTTCTCCGACGCCCTCCGTCAAAGTTTATGA